The Thermococcus henrietii genome segment GGCAGGGCTTGCACTCTATGCAGTAGCCGAGCTCGAACATGGGGCAGACTCTCTGCTTGACGTCGCCGCCTTCGTCGATGACGAGAACGCTCAGGTTGCTCTTTTCAGCCAGCTCGTAGGCCGCGAAAAGCCCGGCCGGGCCGGCTCCGATAATAACAACGTCGTAGAACCTTCCGCTTCCGTTTTCGGATACCATATTTCCCTTACCGAGTTCTATGGCTTGTCCCTTAAAAATCTTTTGGCAAGTTTTTGGTTAATTTTTGGATTATTTTGCCATGATTTTAACATATTCAAGTCCAACCCAGAACCGAAGCGTTTAATACCTCTGGGGAGAACTAACCGGGATGTGGTACCATGGAGCGCCCCCTGCGAGTTAAGGCCAAGAAGGCGAGGGTTCTCCACACGAAGAAGAGGCTCCTAAAGCTCAAGCGCAAGGAGGAGCTGAGCCACAACGTTCGCTACATCGGGAAGGTCCCCGTCGAGATAGTGATGGACCGCGATTTTATCCGGGTCAGGCAGACGGATTCCCTCGCGACCCTCATCTCTCTCCTCCGGGACGATGAAAGCTCCGCCGTCGTCGTGGACGAATCCGGAAAGCTCGTCGGCTTCGTGACGATGAAGGACATACTCCACCTCTTCGCCCCGCCGAGGCATCACTCCGTCGTCGGCCTCTCGCTCCTCAAGCGCTACGCGAGGAACCGCGCCACGCTCGTCGAGGACGTGATGGTGACGAGGCCGATAACGGTCAGGGCAAGCGACACGCTCGGCCACGCGATAGGCGTAATGCTCGAGAGCGGAAAGCACCATCTCCCGGTCGTTGACAATGAGAACCGCGTCGTCGGATTACTTGAGGTCAAGGACATCATACGGCTCATAAGGCTCGTCTCCCTGTGAGGTGTTCGGATGGACCCGTTCCTTGAACTGGCCGTGATACTGATAACTGCCAAGCTCTCCGGTTACTTGAGTTCAAAGGTCGGCCTTCCGGCGGCGATGGGTCAGATACTCGGCGGAATACTGATAGGTGTCAGCTTTCTCGACATCGTGGCCTACGACGAGGGCGTCCGGCTGATATCTGACATCGGCGTCGTGATGTTGCTGTTCCTGGCCGGCCTTGAAACGGACATCGATGAGTTCAAGCGCGTTGGGCTTCCCTCCTTCGTGATAGCGAGCCTCGGCGTTGCCCTGCCCTTTGTTTTCGGCTACGTTCTCGCCCTGAGGTGGGGCTACCCCAACATGGAGGCCCTGTTCCTCGGCGGTGTGATGACGGCCACGAGCGTTAGCTTAACCGCCAACGTGCTCCTTGAGATGAAGCGCCTCCGCTCAAAGGTCGGCTCGACGATTTTGGCGGCCGCCGTCGTCGACGACGTCCTCGGCATAATAATCCTGACGATTCTCGTTGCCATGAGCACGAAGGGAAGCGTTTCTCCCTTTGACGTTGGAGTAATCCTCGCGGAGGTCTCGGCGTTCTTCCTCCTCAGCTACCTCCTCGGCAGGGGCGTTATAAAGCGGGTCCTACGCTCATCCCACAGGATAAACCTCCCCGAGACGGTGACGAGCGTCGCGCTCGTCATAATGCTCCTCTTCGCCTACCTCGCGGAGCGCTTTGAGATAGCGGCCATAACCGGGGCTTACCTGGCCGGCGTTCTCGTCGCCGGGAGCGAGGACGCGAAGAAGATAACCGACAAGATTGTGACCCTCGGCTACTCCCTCTTCATACCCGTGTTCCTCGTTGGAGTCGGGGCCGAGACTGACGTCAGAGTTCTCCTCGTGGCGGGTTCCTTCACGCTCATCTACTCCCTCCTCGCGGTGGTTGGTAAGGTTCTCGGCTGTGGAGCCGGCGCGCTCCTGACCGGCTTCAGGAAGCTTGAGGCACTTCAGATAGGCGTTGGAATGATTCCGAGAATGGAGGTAGGCTTAATAATGGCCAACATAGGCCTCGCCGAGGGAGTTCTGACCCCCGAGAGCTTCTCAATAGCGATAGCGATGGTTCTCGTGACGACCCTTGTGACGCCGCCACTGCTTAAGGTGGTTTTCTCGGCAGGCCGCTGATTCTTTCTATGACATTGGTCATTTATGTTACGTTTTGACCGTTGAAGCTCCGTGTTGGTTACAAACCTTTATAAATTCTTGTTCGATAACTCAGTTATCGGGGGTGGTGGTATGGAGGCGAGACTCGTTGGTGAGCTGTCTCTCGTCATGAGTACTTCAGAGAGGGAGATACTTGAGGCAATCAGAAGGGTGCGGCTTCGGCCTCGCGTGTCCGGTCTGCGGTTCGAGGGAAGTGGTTAGGATAGGCTACGTTGGCAGGGGAAGCTTTAGAGTCCAGCGCTTCCAGTGCAGGCGCTGTGGCAGGACGTTCACTGAACTTGAGGGTACCCCCTTCAAGGGCGTCCACGACCCGAAAGCCCTCGTGGCAGTTGCTTACCTGCGCCTCAGGGCAGGTCTCAGCGAGTTCAGTATAGCCAGGCTCCTTGGGATTCCGTATCCAACCGTGAGGAGACTGTCAAAGCGAGTGATGGAGTACAGAGACTTTATGGAGAGACTGCTGAGGGTGTTACTCAAGGTTCGAGAGGGAAAAACTCCGTAAAAATTCTGTTTACCGTTTTCGTTTTTTCTGTTTTTCTTCGCTTTTGCCCGTTGCGGGTTTTTGATGCGTTTAATGGATATCGCCATGGTTCTCTTTACAGTTTGAACGTTGAAACTCCAACATTTTTTGGAGTGTCGGTTTTGTGGTGTAATTTCAAGATTAAAATGGAATTTTTGTTCTAATTTTATTTAATTTCATGTCTAAAAATGACAATAAAAGCTAAAAAATGTTAACTTAAGTCCGGGAGGGTGAGAACCTTGAGGGAGGGTGGAGTCCTGAGGGTGCTTAGGAGGCTTCTCTCGACGCCTGAGGAGATTATAGTTGCGAGGGCTCTGGAGATTTCCCCGCCGAGGTGCCCCGAGTGCGGCTCCGCGTCGCTCGTGAGAATCGGTGGCATCGTGAAGGCGTGCGGTCTCAGAATCCAGAGGTTCAGGTGCAAGGTCTGTGGGAGAACCTTTACCGAGCTCGAAGGAACTCCACTGAAAGGTCTTCATGACATTAAATTCGCCGTCGTTGTGGCGTACTTGGTTCTTTGCCTTGGGATGGAGCCTAAAACGATAGCGAGGGTTACCGGGCGTCCGTACTCAACCGTGATGCGGCTCTCGAGAAAGGCCAGAGAAAATGAAGCTTTCTTCAGGAAACTTTTCAGGGCCCTGGGTGTTACATCTGTAACGAGGTATCCAAATCAATAACGAATTCTGTTGACTGTCCGCCTTGAATTATTCCTACGGATGGTGAGTGTTTGTGGTGTTTAGGGAAACGTTACGATTCCAGAGCTTTTAGGGTCCTTTGTCGAACCCTTACACACCTTTTGATGCCACCTGCTATTTGTACTGTTTTAGAAATTTTTTATTCAATTACGCGGATAATTGGATGTTTTCTATAACAAATATACGCAAAAATATTTAAAAACGTTACCTAATATCCAACAATATCAAAGATGGAGGGTGATGTGAAGTGGGAATCGCGGAGATAGTGATGAGCCGAAGGACGAGCGCTCTCGTTGAGCACACCTCGGAGGATATAGTGGGTTACGCCCTCGTGAGGTTCCTCCGAGATGTTGCAGAGCGTTACAACGGCTCGATGGACATAATCATAACTGACTTCGTCGATGCCCTTCCTGTGTACCTCTACCAGGCCGAGCTCCTGGGATTGGACACGGAGTTCTTCAGCGATGTCTCAGTCATCAAGGTCGGGGGCAAGATAAACGTCGGAAACGTCCTCTACAAGGTGCCGATATCGCCCTATCCTGTTTACAAGACCCGCTACGAGGATGCGCTCTCAAAGATAGTCGAGAGCAGGGCCGGCAGGGTTCAGCTCAACGTACAGCTCGGCATCGAGATGGTCATGAACCTCTTCGACAGGAAAGAGCTAATCGAGCAGATACACGACATCGGCAGGCAGATAATCCAGAACAAGGACGTAATCAACGTGGTCTTCGTCAACGTCGAGGCCGTTGAGCGGGCCTCCTCCGAGGCCCTGCCCCTCCTGAGGGTCATGTTTCCGATGGTGGTTCAGCTCAGGGGAGGCGGTGAGACGTTTACGGTGAGAAAGAGTGTTTTTCCGAGACTTAGGGGAATAAGCGGGGAGGTGTGACCTATGAACTTCCGGCGGAAGCTCCTCCTCTCCATTGCCTTTCCCCTCGTCCTCGTGCTCCTGAGTGCAATCCTCACCCAGCAGTTCGCCATGAGGGAGCTCACGAAGTCCCTGGCTTCATCGGGGGCCTCTGTGCAGTCCGCCCTCAGCTCTCACGAGCACGTTCTCTGGATGAGTGTGGGGATAATGGCTCTCACGGCCCTCGTCTCGGGAGGGATAGCCTACAGACTCATGAGTTCTGCCCTCGAACCGGTCGTCGAGGTGACGCGCGTCGCCGGTGCAATCTCGGAGGGCCGGCTCAAAGAGGCTGAGAGGATGATAGAGAGAATCCGCTACCACGAGAGGGACGAGATAGGCAGGCTCCTCGATGCCTTCAGAGTTATCTCGAGTGACGTCCTTGAGACTCTTGAGCTCATTGCTGAGAGGATGGAAAAGCTAGCGGAGGGTGACGTCTCGGAGGAGCTGACCGCCCATGCCAAGGGAGATTTCGAGGAAATTCTCAACTCGATGCGCTCTGCCATAGGAAACCTGAAGAACTTGATGTTGACGGTAAAGGAGCTGGCAACGACGTTAGAAAAGCGTGCCGACGAGCTCACGAGGATTACGTCCGAGATAAGCGAGGCTGTAAACCAGGTCGCCGAGGCGATAGGGCAGGTCAGCATTGAAGCCCAGAGACAGCAGGAGAGCATCACGATGGTTATGGACAGTGTAAACCTAACGGCCGACTTAACAAGGAAGACCATGGACGCCGTTGAGGAGTTCAGCGGTGTCGTCAGCGAGGTTCTCAGCATAGCGAGGGAAGGGGAGGAGAAGGGTGACAGGGCGATATCCCAGATTGAGCAGATTCAGAGTTCGATGCGCTCCATAAGCGAGGCCGTTTCGGAGGTCGCCGACAGGAGCAGGCGGATTGACGAGATAATAAATGCAATCAGCGCAATAGCTGAGCAAACCAACCTCCTGGCGCTCAACGCGGCGGTGGAAGCGGCCCGGGCAGGAGAGCTCGGAAAGGGATTTGCGGTCGTTGCAGATGAGATTAGGAAGCTCGCCGAGGAGAGCAAGCAGGCAGCGGAGAGGATAAAGAGCATCGTCAACGAGATTCAGGACAAGGTGGAGAACGCGGTCGTCGAGACCAGAAACGGCTCCAGGGTTATAGACGAGTCGGTGGACTTCCTGAGGGAGACGGTCGGATACCTCGTTAATATCGGCGAGCTCCTGAGGGACGTTGAGGAGCGCTTCTCCGAGCTCAAGTCTGAGATAGAGCGGACGAGCGAGGAGGTTGACGAGGCCAAGAAGGCCCTTGAGAACCTCGCCGCGAGCGCCGAAGAAACCACCGCCAGCGCCCAGCAGGTCAGCGCGAGCGCCCAGGAGCAGGCCTCCGCCCTTGAGGAGGTCAGGAGGAACATCCTCGACCTGAGGAAGATAGTCGGTGAGCTCAGGGGTGCCGTGGACTTCATAAAGGTGGAGGCCTGAGAGCATGGAGCACGTTGTCGGTGTGGACGTGATAAACGAGCTCCTCAGGGGGAGCGTGGAAAACGGCTCCGTGATGTCCATACTCTACGACGCCTATTCCCTAGGCTGGGTACTCGGCTTTGAGGTTTTCAGGGCCCTCCTCGATGAGGGCTTCTTTGGTGTTATCCATAATTATTCCCTTCCCGTCCCAAGGCTCGTCTCCAGGGCTTCCTTTGTGGGTTTAAACATCCCAGAGCTCGCCAAAAAGGATTCTCTGAGAATCGTTGATATCTTTGGTTCCAGGTACGGCATTCCCCCCGCTGACTCGTACGTTATCAAGGTGGACAACCCTAGCGAGGACACGCTGACGCCCAAGATAGAGAAGGTCTACCGGGACGTTGTGTACCCCGTCTCGGGGGGCAGGGGTATAATCAAGCTAATCTACACCCTCGACGGAGCGGTTATAATGTTTGGTGAGCGGCCGACGCTCAGACTCCTTAACTCGGAGGTGGCCTTCCTTGCAAGGGAGTCCCTCAGTCGGCGGATTTCAACTGTGCTCCTCCTCAACACGGACGTCGTCTCCGAGCGTCTCGTAGCATGGGTGTCGAGCATTTCGGACACGATGGTCGCCTTCAGGTCCAGCATAAGGGAAGACACGCTCGTTGAGAGAATGCTCATACTCAAAACACCGAGCCCGAGCTTCGAGCCGACGACCTACGAGTTCCGGCTCTCAACAAGGAACGGCAAGGTTCACCTGCTCCACTTCGAGAGGCTCAACTAGCTCAGCCAACCGAGTGTTCATCACGACTCAGCCAGTGCCGGTCTCGTCATTGCCATCCAGAGTTGGCATAGCTTTTTAAATCGCTTTCCCCAGCTTTCGGTATGAGCGAGCTGTCAACGATACTGAGTTCAGCGTTGCTGATGCTCATCATGATTGACCCGAGCGACAAGATACTCCTCGTCAGCTTCCTGCGCGAGGACTTTCAGATTGACGACATAAAGGCCCTAATCGTGAGGGCCAACCTGATAGGCTTCCTGCTTCTGGCGAGCTTCGCGATAGCGGGCCAGATAATCCTCCAGGAGATTTTCCACATCAACATAAACGCCCTGAAGGTTGCCGGGGGCTTCGTTCTCTTTAAAATCGGCCTTGAGGCCCTTGAAGGCGGTGGAATGTTCACCCTCAAGAGGGAGCGCGACATACTCGCTTTAGCGGCCGTCCCGGTCGCGATGCCCCTCATAGCCGGCCCCGCCGCTATAACCGCGGTAATAACCCTCACGGCAGAATACGGCTACCTTGTCTCACTTTCAGCGACGGCCATAGCGATAGCAATCGTTGCGCTCTCGATGTTCGTGGCGCTCTACATGATGAAATCCGTGAACAAGACCCTTCTGAGCGTCACAATCCGGATAATCGGTCTCTTCATAATGGCTATCGGTGCCCAGATGATGGTCGAGGGCGTCGTCGGGATATACCTCCTCATGACCTCGGCCGGATGAACGTCAAAACCTGCCGGGATAACCTTTTAACTTCTCCCTCCTCTCTTCCGAAAAGGTGAGAGAGATGAAGGTTGAGCGCGTTAAGGGAACGAGGGATTTCCTGCCCGAGGAGATGGCGAAGAGGAGATGGGTCTTCGAGAGGATTCGCGAGGTCTTCGAGCGCTACAACTTCCACGAGGTTCTAACTCCGACCTTCGAGTACACCGAGCTCTTCAAGCTCAGGAGCGGTGAGGAGGTTGTAAAACAGCTCTACGCCTTCCTTGACAAGGGCGGAAGGGACATCTCGCTCCGCCCGGACATGACGTCGAGCGTTGCGAGGCTTTACGTGGCCGGGTTCCAAACGGCCCCGAAGCCAATCAAGTGGTACTACATGGCCAACATGTTCCGCTACGAGGAACCCCAGAGCGGTCGTTACCGCGAGTTCTGGCAGGCCGGGGTTGAGCTCATCGGGAGCGACAAGGTTGAGGCCGATGCGGAGGTTATAGCGCTCTTCACCGAGAGCTACC includes the following:
- a CDS encoding IS1/IS1595 family N-terminal zinc-binding domain-containing protein — protein: MRTLREGGVLRVLRRLLSTPEEIIVARALEISPPRCPECGSASLVRIGGIVKACGLRIQRFRCKVCGRTFTELEGTPLKGLHDIKFAVVVAYLVLCLGMEPKTIARVTGRPYSTVMRLSRKARENEAFFRKLFRALGVTSVTRYPNQ
- a CDS encoding DUF257 family protein — encoded protein: MGIAEIVMSRRTSALVEHTSEDIVGYALVRFLRDVAERYNGSMDIIITDFVDALPVYLYQAELLGLDTEFFSDVSVIKVGGKINVGNVLYKVPISPYPVYKTRYEDALSKIVESRAGRVQLNVQLGIEMVMNLFDRKELIEQIHDIGRQIIQNKDVINVVFVNVEAVERASSEALPLLRVMFPMVVQLRGGGETFTVRKSVFPRLRGISGEV
- a CDS encoding IS1/IS1595 family N-terminal zinc-binding domain-containing protein gives rise to the protein MRQSEGCGFGLACPVCGSREVVRIGYVGRGSFRVQRFQCRRCGRTFTELEGTPFKGVHDPKALVAVAYLRLRAGLSEFSIARLLGIPYPTVRRLSKRVMEYRDFMERLLRVLLKVREGKTP
- a CDS encoding MarC family protein, with the translated sequence MSELSTILSSALLMLIMIDPSDKILLVSFLREDFQIDDIKALIVRANLIGFLLLASFAIAGQIILQEIFHININALKVAGGFVLFKIGLEALEGGGMFTLKRERDILALAAVPVAMPLIAGPAAITAVITLTAEYGYLVSLSATAIAIAIVALSMFVALYMMKSVNKTLLSVTIRIIGLFIMAIGAQMMVEGVVGIYLLMTSAG
- a CDS encoding CBS domain-containing protein, which codes for MERPLRVKAKKARVLHTKKRLLKLKRKEELSHNVRYIGKVPVEIVMDRDFIRVRQTDSLATLISLLRDDESSAVVVDESGKLVGFVTMKDILHLFAPPRHHSVVGLSLLKRYARNRATLVEDVMVTRPITVRASDTLGHAIGVMLESGKHHLPVVDNENRVVGLLEVKDIIRLIRLVSL
- a CDS encoding cation:proton antiporter; the encoded protein is MDPFLELAVILITAKLSGYLSSKVGLPAAMGQILGGILIGVSFLDIVAYDEGVRLISDIGVVMLLFLAGLETDIDEFKRVGLPSFVIASLGVALPFVFGYVLALRWGYPNMEALFLGGVMTATSVSLTANVLLEMKRLRSKVGSTILAAAVVDDVLGIIILTILVAMSTKGSVSPFDVGVILAEVSAFFLLSYLLGRGVIKRVLRSSHRINLPETVTSVALVIMLLFAYLAERFEIAAITGAYLAGVLVAGSEDAKKITDKIVTLGYSLFIPVFLVGVGAETDVRVLLVAGSFTLIYSLLAVVGKVLGCGAGALLTGFRKLEALQIGVGMIPRMEVGLIMANIGLAEGVLTPESFSIAIAMVLVTTLVTPPLLKVVFSAGR
- a CDS encoding methyl-accepting chemotaxis protein, which gives rise to MNFRRKLLLSIAFPLVLVLLSAILTQQFAMRELTKSLASSGASVQSALSSHEHVLWMSVGIMALTALVSGGIAYRLMSSALEPVVEVTRVAGAISEGRLKEAERMIERIRYHERDEIGRLLDAFRVISSDVLETLELIAERMEKLAEGDVSEELTAHAKGDFEEILNSMRSAIGNLKNLMLTVKELATTLEKRADELTRITSEISEAVNQVAEAIGQVSIEAQRQQESITMVMDSVNLTADLTRKTMDAVEEFSGVVSEVLSIAREGEEKGDRAISQIEQIQSSMRSISEAVSEVADRSRRIDEIINAISAIAEQTNLLALNAAVEAARAGELGKGFAVVADEIRKLAEESKQAAERIKSIVNEIQDKVENAVVETRNGSRVIDESVDFLRETVGYLVNIGELLRDVEERFSELKSEIERTSEEVDEAKKALENLAASAEETTASAQQVSASAQEQASALEEVRRNILDLRKIVGELRGAVDFIKVEA